A window from Hymenobacter volaticus encodes these proteins:
- a CDS encoding glycine-rich domain-containing protein, which translates to MMPTRQPDLWNRIQRFELDDPGAAFSFTDRLARENGWPLEYALRAVLEYKKFMFLVCLTEHPLTPSDQVDQVWHLHLLYTRSYWLEFCEQVLGQPIHHGPTRGGAAERDKFNDWYGETKTVYQAVFGTAPPTDIWPDSETRFRDINFRRVNLSAFWLLPKLRFRRKT; encoded by the coding sequence ATGATGCCAACTCGGCAACCCGACCTGTGGAACCGCATTCAGCGCTTCGAGCTGGATGATCCGGGCGCGGCGTTTTCCTTCACCGACCGGCTGGCGCGCGAGAACGGTTGGCCCCTCGAATATGCCCTGCGGGCAGTGCTGGAATACAAGAAATTCATGTTTCTGGTCTGCCTGACCGAGCACCCGCTTACGCCCTCCGACCAAGTGGATCAGGTGTGGCACCTGCATTTGCTCTACACCCGCTCCTACTGGCTGGAGTTCTGCGAGCAGGTGCTTGGGCAACCTATTCACCACGGTCCTACCCGGGGCGGCGCAGCCGAGCGCGACAAATTCAATGACTGGTACGGTGAAACCAAAACAGTGTACCAAGCGGTGTTTGGGACGGCACCACCCACCGATATCTGGCCCGATAGCGAAACCCGCTTCCGGGATATAAACTTCCGCCGAGTGAACCTGAGTGCTTTTTGGCTGCTACCCAAACTTCGTTTCCGTCGCAAAACATGA
- a CDS encoding SPW repeat protein: protein MNQPISRQLHGFSDLSYVPLALALPKLGGFEDEDKAVAVTRFLAGNVATVGLFTRAEWGAVKKIPFKAHLLLDIGAGVIAAASPWLFGFADNKKARNGLLLLGAVNIMAGALSRPEEMPEGTY, encoded by the coding sequence ATGAATCAGCCTATTTCCCGTCAGCTGCACGGCTTTTCCGACCTCTCCTACGTTCCGTTAGCCCTCGCCCTGCCCAAACTCGGAGGGTTTGAAGACGAAGACAAAGCCGTTGCAGTAACCCGCTTCCTAGCCGGCAACGTTGCAACTGTGGGTCTATTTACCCGTGCCGAGTGGGGAGCAGTTAAAAAAATACCTTTCAAAGCCCACTTGCTACTAGACATAGGTGCTGGCGTAATAGCCGCCGCGTCGCCTTGGCTGTTCGGCTTCGCTGACAACAAAAAAGCCCGTAATGGCCTCTTGCTGCTAGGTGCCGTAAATATCATGGCCGGTGCTCTCTCACGGCCCGAAGAAATGCCCGAGGGTACCTACTAG